In the genome of Oceanibaculum indicum P24, one region contains:
- a CDS encoding type II toxin-antitoxin system ParD family antitoxin, whose protein sequence is MIKKSITVTETQEEWIQAQLATGQYASDSEVVREALREKQIRMAEIERIRAALIAAEEGGASTLGKEDIRAAVQADMRRDGRL, encoded by the coding sequence ATGATCAAGAAAAGCATCACCGTGACAGAAACGCAGGAAGAGTGGATTCAGGCCCAGCTTGCAACGGGTCAGTATGCTTCCGACAGCGAGGTCGTGCGGGAAGCCCTGCGGGAGAAGCAAATCCGCATGGCCGAGATCGAACGCATCCGCGCCGCGCTGATCGCCGCCGAGGAAGGCGGAGCATCCACGCTCGGCAAAGAAGACATCCGCGCCGCCGTGCAGGCCGACATGAGGCGCGATGGCCGCTTATAA
- a CDS encoding type II toxin-antitoxin system RelE/ParE family toxin — protein sequence MAAYNLSQLAEDDIRRLYRYGIEKYGLAHADRYFDGLFARFDAIAESPALYPRVDHIRPGYRRSVYGVHSIYYRETDSGAEIMRVLSRENPSDLEEA from the coding sequence ATGGCCGCTTATAATCTCTCCCAGCTCGCCGAGGACGATATCCGGCGGCTCTACCGCTATGGCATCGAAAAATACGGGTTGGCGCACGCGGATCGCTATTTTGACGGTCTGTTCGCGCGGTTTGACGCGATAGCCGAATCTCCGGCGCTCTATCCGAGGGTCGATCATATCCGGCCCGGCTACCGCCGCAGCGTCTACGGCGTTCATTCCATCTACTACCGGGAAACGGATAGCGGCGCTGAAATCATGCGCGTCCTCAGCCGCGAAAACCCAAGTGATCTTGAAGAGGCATAG
- a CDS encoding helix-turn-helix domain-containing protein yields MTDPPRRSRPAQMKKAKRLHPSPRNRYHRRAKLSEYRFLKLLRGFAEGLTIDEAAEATRVSVRTVRDLYIRFREALLRAAMTEPFAFGAVGYFVFENDQISSRGSAIFDAVAGSDRMRRVINQHGARVGISTGAGAGFSHLLFETTARMFCELSIPKDNDSLYPEDIRQAYAELHLIALYIVLHKDNPEDPELFANVVASFERIMKDFPKLLEKEELASLIANRKPHRFSSKVLYDDLRRYLLKNPL; encoded by the coding sequence ATGACTGATCCGCCAAGGAGATCACGCCCCGCACAAATGAAAAAGGCGAAGCGGCTCCACCCGTCACCCCGCAACCGCTATCACCGCCGGGCCAAGCTGTCCGAGTACAGGTTTCTCAAGCTGCTGCGCGGGTTTGCGGAGGGTCTGACCATAGACGAAGCGGCGGAGGCGACGCGGGTATCGGTCCGAACGGTCCGTGACCTCTATATCCGGTTCCGCGAGGCGCTTCTCAGGGCCGCGATGACGGAGCCCTTCGCGTTTGGGGCGGTCGGATACTTCGTGTTTGAGAACGATCAAATCTCATCACGGGGCAGCGCGATTTTCGATGCCGTCGCAGGCAGTGACCGGATGCGCCGGGTGATCAACCAGCATGGCGCGCGTGTCGGGATATCGACCGGGGCCGGGGCCGGGTTCAGCCATCTGTTGTTCGAAACCACGGCCCGGATGTTCTGCGAGCTATCCATCCCCAAAGATAATGACTCCCTGTATCCCGAGGATATCCGCCAAGCCTACGCCGAGTTGCACCTGATCGCGCTCTATATCGTCCTGCACAAGGACAACCCTGAAGACCCGGAGCTGTTCGCCAATGTGGTGGCCTCGTTTGAGCGGATCATGAAGGATTTTCCCAAGCTTCTGGAAAAGGAGGAGCTTGCCTCGCTTATTGCCAACCGCAAGCCGCACCGCTTCTCAAGCAAGGTTCTGTATGACGACTTGCGGCGCTATCTGCTGAAAAATCCGCTTTGA